Within Pirellulales bacterium, the genomic segment AATCCGTGCCAACCCAGGGACAGACCACCGACAACAGCCGGAAGCCGGAACAAAGCGACTTGCACGCCGAGCTTGCCGAAGCGGTCTACGTTCTTGCCGATCGGGCACAACTGCAAACCACCATCGATGCGCTGCAATCGAACCGGGCGTTCCGCAACGTTCGCTTCCAGCGTGTCGACGCGCCGGCGGGGGATCGAGCAATTGAGAACTTGTCCTCGCAGCTCTTCGCAGGCAAGGACGAGTCGCTGACTCACGAGGCGCCGTTGATCGAGGCCGAAGGGCGCGCCCGCGCGCAAATGACGCGGCTGCCGCAACAGCAGCAACTACAACTGCAACGGAGGCAACAACAAGGCGCCGCCGTACAACTGTCTCCTGCCGAAGCGCAGAACCTGCAGGTCGATTCAGACAGCGCGGCGCGGGGTGCTGCCGCCTACTCAATCCGGGCCGCGGGCAAGCAGGATGCGCAGGGTGGCGGGCAAGACGCCGCGCAGAATTCTCCCGCGCCCGAGCAGTCCAAGCTATCGATTCAGCAGGCAAGCCAGTCGCGGCAGCTACGGCGCCAAGCGGCGCGCCAGCAAGCCCCCGCTACCCGTGACGCCGACGGACAAGGCGCGCCCGAATCAACGCAACTCCAGTCCTCGCCGATGGCGCGGGCGTTGATCATTTTGCAGGTGGCGCCCGACGAGCCCGGGGGCGCGAAAGATTCATCGCCCGTCACGCCCTGATTGCCCGCAGGAGAAGCCATGTCCGAAGTTCGCATCCGCTGCCGCGTCAACGGGCCGCTTGTCGTGGAAGGCCCGGTCACGATCGTCGATCACGAGGGAAATGCCTTCACCATTTCATCCGAGAAACCGAACGTGGCTCTGTGCCGCTGCGGTCAATCGGCGAACAAGCCCTTTTGCGACGGCGCGCACAAGCAATGCCATTTCCAGGCTGACAACCTGGCTTCACGGCCGTAACGCGTTTGCGGGCCGAGGCTTGGCCGCGGTCTGCGGTTTCCGAGCGGCCAGCGGCCGAATAATCGACACGTTTTCCCCGTTCGATTT encodes:
- a CDS encoding CDGSH iron-sulfur domain-containing protein, with the protein product MSEVRIRCRVNGPLVVEGPVTIVDHEGNAFTISSEKPNVALCRCGQSANKPFCDGAHKQCHFQADNLASRP